A segment of the Neochlamydia sp. S13 genome:
ATGTAAATGTGGTGCATCGATGGGTAGAAAATCCTTATTGGCAATACTTTTGTGGGTATGAATTTTGGCATCATGCGCTGCCTATCCACCCTACTTCTTTAATCAAATGGAGGCATAGATTAGGCGAAGCTGGACTTAGCAAGATTTTACAAGGGACGATTGCAGCAGCTGTTTTGACAGGCGCAGTGAAAAAAAAAGCCTTAAAAAAGTCATTGCCGATACAACCGTAATGCCTAAAGCCATCGCCTTTCCTACCGATGCTAAACTTTACTTTAAGTCTATTCAAGCGCTTGTAAAAATGGCCGATAGTAGCCAAATCACTTTGCGCCAAACCTACAAAAAGCTAGCTAAAACAGCATTGTGCATGCGTGCTCGCTATGCCCATGCCCGTCAGCTGAAAAGAGCTAAAAGAGAAGAAAAAAGGCTGCATAATTATTTAGGAAGATTAATCCGTGATTTTGAAAGAAAGACAGAAGGGCAAGCTCTTGAGACAGAAAGCTCTTATCTTTTAGAAATTATCAAGCGTATTTATGCTCAACAAAGAAATGATTCTCGCAAAGTTTATAGCCTGCATGAACCTCATGTGGAATGTATTGCTAAAGGTAAAGTAGAGAAAAAATATGAATTTGGCTGCAAAGCTTCGCTAGTCATCACTCATCAAGAGGGATTAGCTTTAGATCTTAGGGCCATTCATGGCAACCCATACGATGGGCACACCCTTGAAGAAGCTATTAGAAATGCTCAAAACAACAGCGGCAAAAACATTGAAGTAGCATTTGTAGATAAAGGTTATCGAGGCCATACAGTAGAAGGTAAAACCATATTTATCTCTGGGCAAAGAAAAGGCCTTACACAGTGGATTAAGTCCCAACTTAAAAGGCGCCAAGCCATAGAACCTCATATCGGCCATATGAAGAATGATGGTAAACTGGGTCGCAACTATCTTAAAGGCCGTTTGGGAGATTGCTTTAACGCCATTTTATGCGGGATTGGCCATAACATGCGTTTAATCTATAACTGGCTAGTCGCTCAAAGTTCTCCCAAACGTCTTTATTCAGGCTAAATAAGCTTAATTTCTTCTTAAAATTGCTTTAAAAACCTATCTTGAAGGCTACCTCCTACGCTAAAACTCTTAAATTTTAGCCAATTTTCATTCTCACTAACAAAAATTCTTGGATTTCTACTTTTTTAGCTTAACACTAAAAGAAAAATTACATTTTTCCTTTCTAAAACTGATGCAATGATGAAGTTTTTTAGAGTAAATCAGGTCGAACTAAATATATTAGACCTCTTTCGAAACTGGAATAAAATGTAAATTTTAGTAAAATGGTGACTCAACATTTAAAGGAGGCACCATGAAATTTGATAAGATAGAGAAATTAGATGATGAACGATTTCGCAGATTGACAGGGGTAAAGCGTGGTACCTTTGATAAGATGGTGCAAATTTTACAGCAAGCCGATGCAGCCAAGAAGATTAAAGGCGGGCGTAAATATAAACTACGTTTAGAAGACATGCTGCTAATGACCTTGGAATATATACGAGAATATAGGACCTATTTCCATATTAGCCAAAGCTATGGAATTAGTGAAAGCTCAGCTTATAAAGCGGTGAAATGGATTGAAGATACGTTAATCAAGCATCCAGATTTTGCTTTACCGGGACGTAAAGAGCTTTTGAAAAGCGATACGGAATATGAGGTTATTTTGGTTGATGCTACAGAAACGCCTATTGAGCGCCCTAAAAAAAACAAAAGCGCTATTATTCAGGGAAAAAGAAAAAACATACCCTAAAGACCCAAGTTGTAGTCGATAAGAAGAGTAAAAAAGTAATTTGTACCTCATTTGGCAACGGCAAAAAGCATGATTTTAGGCTATTCAAAGAATCCCAAGTTAAAATCAATCCACAAACAAGAGTGTTAACCGATTCAGGGTATCAAGGATTAACAAAGCTGCATGCCCAAACCCAAATGCCCAAGAAAAAAAGTAAGAAGAAGCCTTTAACTCAAGAGGATAAAAGAACAAACCAAAGTTTATCCAGAGAAAGAGTTGCCAATGAAAACGTGATTGGCCTCCTTAAGCGATTTAAAATTATAGCCGATCGCTACAGAAATAGACGTAAAAGATTTGCACTTCGCTTCAACTTGATTGCAGCAATCTATAACTGGGAATTAAATACGTGAGTTTCGAAAGAGGTCTATTTTAAAATTTACAAAAAAGTTTTAATTCAAAAAATGATAATTTTTTAACTTTATTCTGCGCACCTAGAAGTGCTGTATGATAGGTTATCTCTATAATAAAAGGCTTGAGCTTAAAGCCTTAAGCTAGGAGGTTTGATTGTAAAGATCCTTTAAGATAATTCAATAAACCAGAAAAGTTCTTTCATAAAGGCAGGGAATTTTATTAGGAAATAATAAGTGGAGGATATCTTTTAAAGGAACGAGTGCCTTTTGACTAAGAAACCAATCTTTTACGAATATCGCCTTTATAAACCTAAAATTAAGATTAACCTCTAATTTTCGTAAGAAAATAGCAAGGAGAAATATTGTAACACTATTTTTTCCTATTCTATGACCTCCCCATGATTCTCTATTGTTTTTTTTACTATTTCATCCTATACTTTTGCCACTAATTACTATGAGGTATCTATATGGCAGCCGGCCGACTTTCTTGCGGTATTGTAGGTCTTCCAAATGTGGGAAAGTCTACTTTATTTAATGCCCTAACATCCAATCAAGCTCCTGCATCAAATTATCCTTTTTGTACTATCGACCCGAATGTTGGGGTGGTAGAAGTACAAGATGCCAGACTGCATGTCTTATCGGAGATCTCCCATAGCAATAAAATCATTTATGCGACTATGGAGTTTGTCGATATTGCTGGGTTAGTTGCTGGTGCTTCTCAAGGCGAAGGCTTAGGTAACAAATTTTTGGCAAATATTCGAGAAACAGATGCTATTGTTCATGTGGTTCGCTGTTTTGATTCTTCCGATATCGTGCATGTATCAGGACAAACAGATCCTATCAGAGACATCGAAGTGATTAACCTGGAGCTGTGCTTAGCAGATTTGCAGATGATTGAAAATGCTATCCCGCGCGTTGAAAAGCAGCTTAAAGGAAAAAAAGAGCTTGCTTTAACCTTAGCAGTGCTTAATCGTGTGCAAGAGCATTTAAATGCCAGCAAGCCGGTGAGAATGTTAGAATTTACACCTGAAGAACGAGAAGTTCTTCAGCTTTATCCCTTATTGACCATGAAAAAAGTCATTTATGCTACTAATGTTTCTGAAGACGATCTTCCTGACATGGAAAATCCTTATGTAAAACGTGTGCGTGATTATGCGGCTGCAGAGGGGAATGTTGTGATTTCTATTTGTGCCCGTATAGAAGAGGAGATTGCTCAGCTTAACTTAAGTGAACGCCAACAATTTTTAGATAGCTTGGGACTGCAAGAATCGGGGCTACAGCGCTTAATTAGAGCCTCTTATGAGATGTTAGGGCTTATTAGCTATATCACCACCGGGGAAATTGAAACGCGCGCTTGGACCATCAATAGAGGTACCTCGGCAGCAGAAGCAGCTGGTAAAATTCACTCAGACATCCAAAAAGGATTTATTCGTGCAGAAGTGGTTTCTTATGAAGATATGGTTACTTATAAAGGACGTGTAGCCGCACGTGAAGCTGGAAAGGCTCGCTCTGAGGGACGAGAATATGTGGTTAAAGACGGCGATGTTATTTTATTTATGCATAATTAAGCAGGTATTATTGTGTTAGAAAATCCTAATCATCTTTTTGTGACTTGCGGACAAGGTCTAGAATCTTTATTAATCCAAGAATTAGCGGAATTAGGCTTTACTCAGGTACGAGAAGGATTTCGAGGAGTTTATGTCTTTGATAAAAGTTTCCCCGCTATTTTTCGCCTTAATTATTGTTCTCGTATAGCAGGAAGGGTTTTACTTCCACTTGCTCAGTTTCCCTGCTATGATCAAAAAGGCTTGTACAAAGGGGGAAGCAGTATTGATTGGTTAAAATATTTACCTTCAGGAAAAAATTTTGCCATAGATGCCAATGTTTCCCATCGGCAGCTAAAAAATAGCTTGTTCGCAGCACAGGTTCTTAAAGATGCTATATGTGATCAAATACGTGCAAAAACCGGCAATCGCCCAAGTGTAAATGTTAAAAATCCTGATGTACAATTAAATCTATTTATTCACGATAATCAAGCAACTATAAGCGTAGATACTTCTGGAACTCCCTTGCATAAAAGAGGTTATCGGCAAGAGTCGGCAGAAGCCCCTTTGCAGGAATCTTTAGCTGCAGCCTTGCTACGCCTAGCTGATTATCAACCTCACGAAATTTTACTAGATCCTTGTTGTGGGGGAGGAACCTTATTAATAGAAGCTGCATTAATCGCTTCTCGTACGGCACCTGGATATTTGCGTCAAAAGTGGGGATTTATGCTTTTACCTCATTTTTCTTTTGAAGAATGGTTAAAAGTAAAAACAGAAGTAGATGCCTTAAGACAAGCGATCCCAAAAAATCATTTATTTGGGATAGATATTAATAAAAATGTAGCACGTATCTGTCAAGGTAATTTGCGGGCTGCAGGGTTTTTAAAGGACGTTCTAGTTAAGCAAGCTGATTTTAGAGAATTTAGTCCTTCAATATTGCCTACCATGATTTTAACAAACCCTCCTCACGGAAAAAGATTAGACAATGTAGACACTCTTATTCCTTTATACAGAGCGCTGGGGGACTTCATGAAGCATAATGTTTCTAAACCTGCGCGAGGCTTTATATTTACGGCTAATACTCCTTTGGTCAAAGAAATTGGATTGTCAGCGAGTCGTCGCCATGTTATTACTAATAGTAGCGTGGATAGTCGCTTGCTTGAATTTGGCCTTTATTAATAAAAGCTTGCCTAAACAGAAGATAAAGTTTTTTATAAAGTGCTAACCTCTCCATGCGGCATTTAAATCTTACCGTTTAAAGACCCTACGTCTATAGAGTCTAAAAAGGGGAACATCTTTCTGAGAGTTCCCTCTCTCCTTAAAAAAGAGAGGTTTTTCTATTAAGTCGATGATTACGTAAGAAGCTGCTCAGAAGTATAAGCTATTATTCATGCATTCCCGAAAGGTCAAACTATGATAGAGAATTCTTTAAAATCTCTATTTGTCCAACTTAGCGCCTAGAGTATGCCCCAGATCAGGAAAGGCAATATGAAAGACTTCGTCATAATGTTGTACGAAATGTATGTCTATTCCTTTTTTGATGTAATCAGGAAGTTCCTCATAATCTCTTAAATTATCTTTAGGAAAGATAAGAGTTTTTAGACCCGAGCGTCTAGCTGCTACTAGTTTTTCTTTTACCCCGCCGATAGGCAAAATGCGGCCGGTTAGAGTTAGCTCTCCTGTCATTCCTAAATTGTTAAGCACAGGGGTATTGGTCAACAAAGATAATAAGGCTGTAACCATGGTAATGCCCGCCGATGGGCCATCTTTGGGGGTAGCCCCTTCAGGGATATGAATATGAACTTGCGCTTTTTCAAAGAAGCTATAACTGGGAGCATATTTGTTTAAGGCGCTATGTAAATAGCTCCAAGCAATTTCAGAAGATTCTTTCATGACCTGGCCTGCTTGGCCCGTTAGCTTCATCTCCGTTTTTTCTGCGGCTACTTTAATTGTTTCAATGTAAAGGGTGGCTCCACCCATTGAAGTCCATGCTAGGCCTGTGCTAACCCCTATAGGATTATGTTCATAAAAACGATCTGAGGTAAATATAGGCTTACCGAGATATTCATGTAAACTGGTGGGAGTCACACTATAAGAAGAAGTTAAGACTTTTGTATCCTTTGGCTTGCTATTTTTACGAGGTTTTTCTGCAGCTATGGATGCCTCTCGGACAATACGTAAGGCAATCTTACGCATGATCTTTTTAATATTATTTTCAAGGCTTCTTACTCCTGCTTCACGTGCATAACCATTGATAATAGCTCTTAAGCCTTCAGTCGTAAAGGTGATATCTTTAGCCTTTAATCCCATTAATTTACGGTTGCGAGGAAGTAAATACTTTTTGGCAATCTCAATTTTTTCCTGCATAATATAGCCCGAAAGGCGCAAAATATCCATGCGGTCTTTAAGGGGCTCGGGGATTGTGTCTAAAACATTGGCAGTCACAATGAAGAGAATATTAGATAAATCACAGTGAACATCTAAGTAGTGATCTAAAAATTCACGATTTTGTTCGGGATCTAGAACTTCTAACAATGCCGATGCTGGATCTCCATGGTAACTACTTCCCATTTTATCCACTTCATCTAGCATGATCACGGGATTCATGGTCTGGCAAAACTTGAGTGCTTGAATTAATTTTCCTGGCATAGCTCCAATATAGGTACGGCGATGTCCTTTAATTTCAGCTTCATCTCGCATGCCACCTACAGAGAAGCGATAAAATTTTCTATTTAAGGCTCGAGCTATGCTTTTACCGATACTGGTTTTGCCGACTCCTGGAGGGCCGACCAAGCACAATATACTGCCTTTTACCCCTCCAACAAGCTTACCTACTCCTATAAATTCCAAGATGCGTTGCTTGATGTCTTCTAGGCCATAATGATCGTGCGCAAGGATCTTTTCAGCTTTCATAATATCCTGACACTCTTCACTTTGAATACCCCAAGGTAGATTGGTCAACCAATCTAAATATCCTCGGCATACAGCGTATTCAGCAGATTGCGTCTCTAGTACAGAGAGCTTTTCCATCTCATCTTTTATGACTTTTAATACATCAGCAGGTATTTTACGTTCTCTGATACGTCCTTCAAATTTTTCTTTGTCAAGAGACTTGTCATCTTTTTCAATACCCAACTCTTTTTTAATTGTTTTTAGTTGCTCGCGCAGAAAAAAATCTTTCTGGCTTTTAGAGATGGTGGATTCAATCTTTTGATTGATATTATTTTGTAAAACACTTAAGTCTAATTCTTTTTTAAGCAGTAAAAGAGCTCGATCAATGCGTTTTTGGATGTCAAACGTTTCTAATACTTCTTGCAGCTCTTCTCGGGAAGCGGTTGTTAAAGCTACAGCAAAATCTGCAAGTTTCCCAGGCTCGGTAAAATCAGAATGACTAAGAAAAATTTGTAATTCTTCTTTAAAAAGCGGATTTAATTTCAGTAATTCTTTAATGGTAGAAATAATACTGATCGCATAGGCTTTAAGCTCAGAGGTAAGCGTAGGACTATCTTCAAAATAAGAAACTTTGGCTTTTAAAACTTTGGAGTTAGAAAGAGGGCGTAAAACACGTAGTCGCCTTTCCATGTTAAGTATAACTTGTGCGCCTCCTTGCTCTAAAGGAATGATTCGCAACAGACGAGCGATAACCCCTACTTGATAAAGATCCCCAAAGCTAGCTTTATAGATATCAACATCTTCTTGCCTGGTTAAAATCAAACCGATAGACTTATGATCAGTTTTAGCCACTATTTTTAGAGTTTCAAAGAAAGGTCCAGGTTCAATAACTATAGGAGCTGCCATCCCAGGAAAAAAAGGTCTTTTCAAAAGAGGAAATATACATAGCTCGTTCGGAAAGGAGTTTCTTTTCTCTGTTTTTTGTTGATTTTCAAGTGTCTTGATCACAGCATTTTCCAGCTGCTGAGTAAAAGAACTGTCTTCAATATCTTCTAGATTCAAACTTGGCCTCTTACCATTTAAATTATATGAGTGATAATATTATGGAGGATAAAGAATAAACATTCAATTAAGAAAGCGTTTTTTCCTAGGCAGCAGAGATCCTGCCAAAGGTGTACTTATCAGCGTTGTTTTTAGATAAGCTTTATTCTAAGCTAGCCTATTAAGAAAAACAAGAAAGTTAAGTTTCTAAAAAAAAATATTTAAATACAATCTTTAATTATTAATATGGGTCAACTAGGCTGCTTTTAAATAAGATTGGAAAGACTTTTTTTTCTATCAGCTATTCTTTCTGGTTTATAACTCAAACGACTTGTTTTATAAATTATTTTTCACTAAGATTTACTATGAGGAATTTTTAAAAGAATGAGTGTAAATACATGACTATCCCTTTTAGTGAAACTCTTTCCTTTTATCGTCATGCATTAATAAAACAGGAAAAAGCTTATTTGCATCCCTTAGCCGCACGTACATCAACCCATAGTCGGCAGGCTGGTAATGAGGAAGATTATCGTTTACCCTATAAACGAGATGTAGATAAAATTATCCACTCTAGAGCGTATGCTCGCTATAATGATAAAACTCAGGTCGTATACTTAGTCGATAATGATCATATTACTCATCGTGGCTTACATGTACAATTTGTTAGTAGCTTTGCTAGGGGAATTGCAGAGATTTTACGCTTGAATCTTGATCTGGTAGAAGCTATCTCTTTAGGTCATGATGTGGGACATCCTCCTTTTGGTCACGAAGGTGAGGAGTATTTATCTGAACTGTCAATAATGTTTGAGAATGGGGCGTTTGCTCATCCTTTGCAATCATGCCGGCTTTTTACTGACATAGAACCTCTTAACCTTGGACTTGCTGTCTATGATGGTTTTCTTTGCCACGATGGTGCAATGAACAGCTCTTTGATCCATCCTAGCTTTGATAAAACATGGGAAGATCACTTTAACGATAAAAAACAGAAAGCAAGAGAACCGGAGTATAACATAATTCCAGGAACTTTAGAGGGATGCTTAGTGAAACTATGCGATACAATGAGCTACATAGGCAAAGATATTGAAGATGCTATTCGCTTAGGAATCATATCTAAAGAACAGGTGCCCAAAACATTTTTAGGTACCACAAATCAAGAAATTCTGGCGACTCTTGCTAAAGAAATTATTAAAATGAGTTACGAGCAAGCTTACATAGGTATTTCTATGGAAGCTTTTGAAGCCTTAAAGTTTTTGCGTGATTTTAATTTTGCTCATATCTATGTGCATCCTCAACTCAAAGTGGAATCTAGCAAAATCAAGCGAGCGTATCGTCTTTTATTTGAATTATTATTAGAAGATCTTAATCATTTAAATGAAGAAAGTTACGTGTGGAAAAATTATACTTTTAATAAAAATGAGCATTACAAAAATTCTACTTCTTTAGTACAAATGGTGGTTGATTATATTTCTGGAATGACCGACAGCTTTTTTATACGTACCTTAGAAAAACTTACTCTTCCCCGTAGGATTGACTTAAGAGAATGTTTTCGTTAGTAATCGACACTAGTAGTGAGCGCGGCTGCGCAGCCTTCTTTGATGGGAGAGAAGTAATCTTTCAAGGAAATTTTCCATTTGGATTAAATTCTTCTCAATCCCTTTTGCCCGAAATTGAACGGGGATTAAAATCTTTGGGGAGAAAAGCGGCAGACTTGAGCTATGTAGCGGTAGGAATTGGTCCGGGTTCTTATACGGGTATAAGGGTAGGAGTAGTAGTTGCTAAAGCAGTCGCTTTTTCCCTAAGAAAGCCATTGGTTACTTTTTGTAGTTTGGAAGGATTTCTTCCTTCTCAGGAGGGTTCGTATGCTGCACTTTTTGATGCAAAGATAGGGGGAGTGTACGTACTAAAAGGCCAAGCTAGCCGAGGAGCTTATAAGAGGGACGGAAAAGTACAACTTCTTCCCTTAAGCGAAGTAGGCGTATATCTACAAAATGTAAACTATCTGCTTACTCCTAATAGTCTCCTACTTAAACAAAAGATAGAAAATATGTATCCTAACCAGCAGTGGACATGGGAAGAAAAAAGCCCCGATGCGCTTTATTTAAGTCG
Coding sequences within it:
- a CDS encoding deoxyguanosinetriphosphate triphosphohydrolase family protein, with the protein product MTIPFSETLSFYRHALIKQEKAYLHPLAARTSTHSRQAGNEEDYRLPYKRDVDKIIHSRAYARYNDKTQVVYLVDNDHITHRGLHVQFVSSFARGIAEILRLNLDLVEAISLGHDVGHPPFGHEGEEYLSELSIMFENGAFAHPLQSCRLFTDIEPLNLGLAVYDGFLCHDGAMNSSLIHPSFDKTWEDHFNDKKQKAREPEYNIIPGTLEGCLVKLCDTMSYIGKDIEDAIRLGIISKEQVPKTFLGTTNQEILATLAKEIIKMSYEQAYIGISMEAFEALKFLRDFNFAHIYVHPQLKVESSKIKRAYRLLFELLLEDLNHLNEESYVWKNYTFNKNEHYKNSTSLVQMVVDYISGMTDSFFIRTLEKLTLPRRIDLRECFR
- a CDS encoding IS5 family transposase, producing the protein MPKAIAFPTDAKLYFKSIQALVKMADSSQITLRQTYKKLAKTALCMRARYAHARQLKRAKREEKRLHNYLGRLIRDFERKTEGQALETESSYLLEIIKRIYAQQRNDSRKVYSLHEPHVECIAKGKVEKKYEFGCKASLVITHQEGLALDLRAIHGNPYDGHTLEEAIRNAQNNSGKNIEVAFVDKGYRGHTVEGKTIFISGQRKGLTQWIKSQLKRRQAIEPHIGHMKNDGKLGRNYLKGRLGDCFNAILCGIGHNMRLIYNWLVAQSSPKRLYSG
- a CDS encoding IS5 family transposase (programmed frameshift); translated protein: MKFDKIEKLDDERFRRLTGVKRGTFDKMVQILQQADAAKKIKGGRKYKLRLEDMLLMTLEYIREYRTYFHISQSYGISESSAYKAVKWIEDTLIKHPDFALPGRKELLKSDTEYEVILVDATETPIERPKKKQKRYYSGKKKKHTLKTQVVVDKKSKKVICTSFGNGKKHDFRLFKESQVKINPQTRVLTDSGYQGLTKLHAQTQMPKKKSKKKPLTQEDKRTNQSLSRERVANENVIGLLKRFKIIADRYRNRRKRFALRFNLIAAIYNWELNT
- the lon gene encoding endopeptidase La, with translation MNLEDIEDSSFTQQLENAVIKTLENQQKTEKRNSFPNELCIFPLLKRPFFPGMAAPIVIEPGPFFETLKIVAKTDHKSIGLILTRQEDVDIYKASFGDLYQVGVIARLLRIIPLEQGGAQVILNMERRLRVLRPLSNSKVLKAKVSYFEDSPTLTSELKAYAISIISTIKELLKLNPLFKEELQIFLSHSDFTEPGKLADFAVALTTASREELQEVLETFDIQKRIDRALLLLKKELDLSVLQNNINQKIESTISKSQKDFFLREQLKTIKKELGIEKDDKSLDKEKFEGRIRERKIPADVLKVIKDEMEKLSVLETQSAEYAVCRGYLDWLTNLPWGIQSEECQDIMKAEKILAHDHYGLEDIKQRILEFIGVGKLVGGVKGSILCLVGPPGVGKTSIGKSIARALNRKFYRFSVGGMRDEAEIKGHRRTYIGAMPGKLIQALKFCQTMNPVIMLDEVDKMGSSYHGDPASALLEVLDPEQNREFLDHYLDVHCDLSNILFIVTANVLDTIPEPLKDRMDILRLSGYIMQEKIEIAKKYLLPRNRKLMGLKAKDITFTTEGLRAIINGYAREAGVRSLENNIKKIMRKIALRIVREASIAAEKPRKNSKPKDTKVLTSSYSVTPTSLHEYLGKPIFTSDRFYEHNPIGVSTGLAWTSMGGATLYIETIKVAAEKTEMKLTGQAGQVMKESSEIAWSYLHSALNKYAPSYSFFEKAQVHIHIPEGATPKDGPSAGITMVTALLSLLTNTPVLNNLGMTGELTLTGRILPIGGVKEKLVAARRSGLKTLIFPKDNLRDYEELPDYIKKGIDIHFVQHYDEVFHIAFPDLGHTLGAKLDK
- the ychF gene encoding redox-regulated ATPase YchF, giving the protein MAAGRLSCGIVGLPNVGKSTLFNALTSNQAPASNYPFCTIDPNVGVVEVQDARLHVLSEISHSNKIIYATMEFVDIAGLVAGASQGEGLGNKFLANIRETDAIVHVVRCFDSSDIVHVSGQTDPIRDIEVINLELCLADLQMIENAIPRVEKQLKGKKELALTLAVLNRVQEHLNASKPVRMLEFTPEEREVLQLYPLLTMKKVIYATNVSEDDLPDMENPYVKRVRDYAAAEGNVVISICARIEEEIAQLNLSERQQFLDSLGLQESGLQRLIRASYEMLGLISYITTGEIETRAWTINRGTSAAEAAGKIHSDIQKGFIRAEVVSYEDMVTYKGRVAAREAGKARSEGREYVVKDGDVILFMHN
- a CDS encoding class I SAM-dependent RNA methyltransferase, with product MLENPNHLFVTCGQGLESLLIQELAELGFTQVREGFRGVYVFDKSFPAIFRLNYCSRIAGRVLLPLAQFPCYDQKGLYKGGSSIDWLKYLPSGKNFAIDANVSHRQLKNSLFAAQVLKDAICDQIRAKTGNRPSVNVKNPDVQLNLFIHDNQATISVDTSGTPLHKRGYRQESAEAPLQESLAAALLRLADYQPHEILLDPCCGGGTLLIEAALIASRTAPGYLRQKWGFMLLPHFSFEEWLKVKTEVDALRQAIPKNHLFGIDINKNVARICQGNLRAAGFLKDVLVKQADFREFSPSILPTMILTNPPHGKRLDNVDTLIPLYRALGDFMKHNVSKPARGFIFTANTPLVKEIGLSASRRHVITNSSVDSRLLEFGLY
- the tsaB gene encoding tRNA (adenosine(37)-N6)-threonylcarbamoyltransferase complex dimerization subunit type 1 TsaB, whose translation is MFSLVIDTSSERGCAAFFDGREVIFQGNFPFGLNSSQSLLPEIERGLKSLGRKAADLSYVAVGIGPGSYTGIRVGVVVAKAVAFSLRKPLVTFCSLEGFLPSQEGSYAALFDAKIGGVYVLKGQASRGAYKRDGKVQLLPLSEVGVYLQNVNYLLTPNSLLLKQKIENMYPNQQWTWEEKSPDALYLSRLSEDKWRRGEIMQKEPLEILYLRKTQAEIEKELQKSIQY
- a CDS encoding transposase; this translates as MKPIKLDNQQGRLFKSRFSDELNLDHPLIQLSKLIEWKQLEEEFDKLFVEKIGQPAKPVKLVVGLFILQHMYGLSDVNVVHRWVENPYWQYFCGYEFWHHALPIHPTSLIKWRHRLGEAGLSKILQGTIAAAVLTGAVKKKALKKSLPIQP